The genomic segment TACTAATTTTGTGGCAAACTGATCGTTCCAGTGGTTGAAGTCATGATGGTCAAGCCTCGATTCAATGCCAAGTATGTTTCAAGGTTGGTCATGCAATGCTTTCATGCGACAATTTATTCAATCCACAGTTTCAACCTCCTCAAGTCTCTCACACTTCTAGCATGCGCTGACCTCAAGGAAATTCACATTTCTCTTCTCATTGGACACAATCATCTCCTCAGTCTTTGCAACATCAATATCAACCTTCACAGTTTGCTACTTCACAGCTTGTTACCTGTCCCAAAGCGCCTCAAGCAATGTTAACCAATATGGATCAAGCCATTCCTTAGACATGGTTCCCTTGGTTTAGTGTTTCTTGTTACTGTGGCTCAAAATATTCAACAATTATCTCTTTCTGAAGGTATTGATCAGATCTTCATGGAATGGATAAAATTTCCTCATTCAGTTCTACTTTGCTTACATCTTTACATTATCCCAAAATGCATTTTATTCTTAACAAACTTTGACACGTTTCTTCCACTACAAAGAATCTTCTCAGTGTTAGTAAATTTTCTCAAGATAACAACGCTTACTTTGAGTATCATCCTAAACATTTCTATGTCAAATGTCAAGCATCCAATGAAAGTCTTCTACAGAGAAAAGTTCGACTTGATAGCTTCTATTAGTTTCCCAGCTTGTGTCTTGCCTCTTATATACACAAACCTTCTATTTTCCTACTCCTAGTTTAAAACTCTCACtatttctaataataattttgattgtaATGCTCATACCTAGCATTTACAGTTAAGAAACACCAATTTCAATGCACTTTGTCTTGTTTTTCAATGTTGTATTATACCTTTCAATATTAAAACTAGTTTGCCATTTTGTTCAGCTCATTGTGTGGGCAAAGCACATTGATCCCTTCTCATCATTCTCTCACTACTTATAATTCtccttttgaattatttttagtgATTTGTGGGGGCTATACCTTCGTCAACCCTCTTGTTTCTTCCAATATTCCCATAGTCTAACCATTCCAAGCACCTATACTTAGCAGTGCAATTTTTCAGATCTCATTAGCTCCACCTTATCACATATAGCTAAGTCTACACCCACTAATCATCAACTCCATTGTCACTTTCTTCAACCACCAATTTCTCTTGATCTAATTTAGAACCTGGTCAATCACCAAGACCTTCAAGCATTCATCCAAATCAAACTAGATCCAAAACTGGTATTTTACAAACTCATTTCATCCTACCCTTCTTCTTGCCCACTTGGAACCTGTTGTAAAACAGTAGTAGGATGCTGGAATTAATTATTCTCTCATTCATGCTTTTGAAACAATACATAGgtgtttaaaaagaaacaaactattGTCTAATTAAGGTAAAAAATCTCCTGAAATAAAGTCTCTAAATCAGGAGATATCTACCCAATAATACCTGATCTTAATAAAAGGAAATCTGCCCAATAATTACTAATCCTAATCCCTTAATTTTAGGGATTACACATAATTGTAGGATTACACATAATTGCTATATTAATTGTGCAATAAATTCACATATTCTGACACCCCCTCAAGTTGAGGAATAGATATTGGTCATTCCCAGCTTGCTTATAAGATCTTGGAAGATAGGGCTATTGAGACCTTTTGTTAACACATCAGCTACTTGTTACTTGGATGGGACATACGCCATGCATAATAGACCTTCAtctactttttctttgatgaagtGTCTATCTATTTCAACGTGTTTTGTCCGGTCATGTTGAACCGGATTATGTGCAATTTCTATTGCTGATTTATTATCACAGTACAGTTTCATGGGACCCTTCAAACCAACTTTCAAATCATCCAGAATAATTTTTATCCATAATAATTCACATATTCCTTGAGCAAGTGCTCTGAACTCTGATTCAGCTAATGATCTAGAcactacattttgttttttacttctCCAAGTTACTAAATTTCCACCCAGGAAAGTACAATATCCAGTAGTCGATCTTCTATCAATTAGAGATCCTGCATAGTCTGCGTCGGTGTAGGCTTCAAGGTTcaatttttcattcttcttgAATAGGATTCCCTTTCCGGGAGTGCCTTTTAAGTAATGTAGAATCCTGTAGGCAGCTTGAAGGTGAGACTCCTTTGGTTCATGCATAAACTGACTTATTACACTTACCGAATGGGCAATATCTGGTCGGGTATGCgccaaatatattaattttccaACCAACCTCTGATACATCCTTTTTTCTACTTCTGGTTCATCTCCAGATTTACTCAGTTTGTGATTGGGGTCCATTGGAATTGTTGCGGGTCTGCATCCAATAGTCTTTGTCTCAGCCAACAAATCGGTTATGTATTTTTGTTGGGATATAAAGATTCCTTGGGTAGAGTATGCTACTTCAATTCCTAGAAAATATTTCAGTTTTCCAAGCTCTTTGAGATCAAATTCTTGGACTAgtctttgtttcaatttttccttttctttttcatcattcCCAGTTACTAtaatatcatccacatacacCAAAAGAACTGTTACCTTCCCCTTTTCTGAATGTTTTATGAACAACGTGTGGTCTCCTTGGCTTTGTTTGTAGCCAAATCCCTTCATAACTTTTGAGAACCTcccaaaccatgctctaggaGATTGTTTCAGTCCATATAGTGCCTTCTTAAGTCTGCACACCTTATTTTGTCTATCTCCTTCAACCCCCTTGGGATATTCATGTAGATTTCTTCCTCTAGGtctccatgaagaaaggcatttttaacATCATACTGTAGTAGTTTCCAATCAAAATGAGCAGCTAAGGATAGAAGAATCCTTAGAGTATTCATTTTAGCAACTGGTGCAAACGTCTCTTCATAGTCTATTCCATATGCTTGAGTGTATCCTTTGGCCACCAATCTTGCTTTGTATCGTTCAAGTGACCCATCAGCATTATATTTTACTGTGAATATCCACTTACAGTCAACGATATTCTTTTCTTTGGGTTTATCCACAATTTCCCAAGTGTTATTCTTCTCTAATGCTGTCATTTCCACTTGCATAGCATCTCTCCACTCTTTCTTTGTTAGTGCTTGAGTAATATTATTTGGTATAACCACAGAATTCAAGTTTACAATAAAGCTTTTATGGTTAGCTGATAATCTATCATAAGAAACATAATTTGAGAGAGGATAGAGAGGTTTTTTAGTGCAATTTCTAGTACCTTTTCGGAGGGCTATTGGAAGGTCAATCTCATTTTCTGGTTCACGTATTTCTTCATTTCCTGGTGCAGAACTTGGATTGGATTCATGGACTTGCATCATCTCTGGAATTTGCTTTCTCCTGGTGTAAACCTTGTTAAATCTCGGAGGATTGTCAGCTTCTATTCGAGTTGCTTCAATGGGGAAATCTGTATCCATAGCTTCTGATCCTCGTTCATAATTATGTTGTATAGTTGGAGGCTCAGATCTGTTGGTTGTGATATATGGCAGAGTTAAGAACTCAGCATTTTCATGAGGGTCTTCTAGACATTGTTCTGTAGGATTGGTTTTGTTAAAAAAAGGTTTAGTTTCAAGAAAAGTAACATCAGCTGAGATATACCATCTTTTAATGATAGGATCataacatttataccctttTTGTGTGGCTGAATAtcctaaaaaaatacatttaacagCCCTGGGATCCAGTTTATCTCTAGCTTGAACAGGGACATGTGCAAAGGCTGTACATCCAAATATTCTAGGAATCAGTCCATTTGATTTCTTAAAGTGaggaaagaaattatttaagaCTTCTATTGGACTCTTATTACTTACGCCATGAGAGGGAAGTCTATTAATAAGATATGATGCAGTAAGAACAGCTTCTCCCCAATATTTTTTTGGAACATTCCCTTGAAAAAGAAGAGCCCGAGTTATATTGAGTAAATGcccattttttctttctgccactccattttgttgtggggTATAAACACATGAAGAGTCATGGATGATCCCATTAGATTGGAAATACGAGGATATGGTTTGGTTGAAATAATCTCTAGCATTATCGGTCctaaaccttttaatattaactCCAAATTGAGTTCTAATCATTGAGTGAAATATGGGAATGATAGTGCTGACATCGGATTTTTGTTTAAGCAAATAGAGCCAAGTAACCCTAGTGCAATCATCAATAAATGTTACAAACCAACGGGCCCCAGAAATATTTGGTACTGTAGACGGTCCCCATATATCACTATGAATCAATTGAAAAGGTTGAGAGCTTCTATTATTGCTGTTGGGAAAAAAAGCACGAGTATGCTTCGCTAACTCACAAGTTTCACAATGAAGTTTTGAGATATCTAAGTTTTCATACAAATGAGGAAACATAAACTGTAGCACCTTAAATGATGGATGTCCTAGACGATAGTGATACAACCATAGTTCATCCTTATTTGTTATACTGTGAAGGGATTTTGCTTGGTTGGTTTGGGATTCTTGAGATACTTCCAAGTAGTAAAGACCATCTTTTTCTTTAGCAAGTCCAATCCTCCTCCCCGAGTCCTGTTCCTGAAAAACACATAGAGATGGGAAAACATTGCAGAACAATTGAGATCAGAGGTTAGTTTCTTTATGGAGAGAAGACTGGCTGAGAGTTTGGGAACATGGAGAACGTTTTTAAGCATAAGGTTGGGGTTTACTTGGATATTACCATATCCTGCAACAGTAGCTACTGACCCATTTGCaacaataatttttctattacttGGTGAGGGTGTATAAGAATGAAACAAGTGGAATAAATGTGTCATATGATCTGTAGCTCCCGAATCCACAATCCAAGAGTTCACATTATATGAGGTATTCATACAAGAAGTTTTACCTGAGAAAACAAGAGAACATGATCCAGAGGGTTCCTCCATATTCCCCAATAGcttcttcaatttctttatttcttccaTATTGAAACTGTCTACTGCTGGAGATTCTTTAATCTCTGTTTGTGTTACGTGCACTTGGGACTTTTGTTGTCCTCCACGATTCACCCACTCCTTTCCTGGAGGTTTGCCATGCAATTTCCAACATTTCTCCCTTGTGTGTCTCGGTTTCTGACAATAGGTGCACCATAAATTATCTTTGTTTCCTTTCCATAGAGAATTAGGAATTTGCTCATTTCCTTTCTGCACCAGTTCAGGTTTGGTAAGTAGAGCTGACCCATCTATTGGTTGAGACTCAAGCATTACACTCCTCCGACTTTCTTCTGCACGAACAATAGATATGGTTTCTTCTAGTGAAGGAGTATCCTTTCTCCCTAGAATTTGTactctaacctaatcaaattcAGGATTTAGTCCTGCAAGAAAATCATACACACGATCCTTCTCTATGAAATTCTTCAAGAGGATTGCATCCTCAGCACACTTCATTTCAAAAACTCTGTAGTGATCAAGTTCCTGCCATAGATTCTACAACAGTGCCGCATATTCTGTGATTCCTCTGCTTCCCTGTTTTGTGGCTgcagtttttattttgatttcataTACTTGGGCAGCATCATTGGCTTTAGAATATGTGCAGTTTATGGAGTCCCAAATATCTTTAGCTGTATTAAGAAACATACAAGTGTCGCTGATGGTAGCTTCCATGGAGTCCCACAACCAAGACATAATCATGGAATCTTTTTCATCCCATGCTGCAAATGTTGGATCCTCCATGCTTGGACCATTTTCAAGGAGATGAACCAGGCATCCTTTTCCCTTGAGATAGGTTCTAACAAATTGGGAccatttgagaaaattttttCCATCCAATCTGTATGACGCTCGGAGACCTTGGAGTTCTCCATTTTTGTGTGAAGGACTAGAGACTTCTCTACTTGATGTAGCACCAGACATTGTAATCGGATGTTAGGTTAACACAGCGGAAAGAATAACAACAGCAATTAAGGCTGCCCCTTTTTTTTTTGGACGAGAATGGCAATGAAGGCCAGCAATAGTTGAGGAAC from the Vigna angularis cultivar LongXiaoDou No.4 chromosome 3, ASM1680809v1, whole genome shotgun sequence genome contains:
- the LOC108326023 gene encoding retrovirus-related Pol polyprotein from transposon TNT 1-94 isoform X1, which gives rise to MFPHLYENLDISKLHCETCELAKHTRAFFPNSNNRSSQPFQLIHSDIWGPSTVPNISGARWFVTFIDDCTRVTWLYLLKQKSDVSTIIPIFHSMIRTQFGVNIKRFRTDNARDYFNQTISSYFQSNGIIHDSSCVYTPQQNGVAERKNGHLLNITRALLFQGNVPKKYWGEAVLTASYLINRLPSHGVSNKSPIEVLNNFFPHFKKSNGLIPRIFGCTAFAHVPVQARDKLDPRAVKCIFLGYSATQKGYKCYDPIIKRWYISADVTFLETKPFFNKTNPTEQCLEDPHENAEFLTLPYITTNRSEPPTIQHNYERGSEAMDTDFPIEATRIEADNPPRFNKVYTRRKQIPEMMQVHESNPSSAPGNEEIREPENEIDLPIALRKGHNCYS